The Nitrosospira lacus genome window below encodes:
- a CDS encoding MlaC/ttg2D family ABC transporter substrate-binding protein, protein MKKYLGIFVLLAVWLPALPAWSMEATSPDKLVDNTAQEVLTIVRQDKSLQSSHAKILDLVEAKILPHFNFTRMTRLAMGKNWSKATPDQQQQLVKEFRTLLVRTYSNALTDYRDHTIKVEPLKTAADETDTTVKTKVMQDHGQQPVPIDYSMERTGEGWKVYDVTVAGVSLVTNYRSTFNNQVRDGGVDKLLKTLVDKNRSLIAADKKADAQ, encoded by the coding sequence ATGAAAAAATACCTTGGTATCTTTGTATTGCTGGCGGTGTGGCTGCCTGCGCTGCCCGCATGGTCAATGGAAGCCACCAGTCCCGATAAGCTGGTGGATAACACCGCTCAGGAGGTGCTTACAATTGTCAGGCAGGACAAGAGCTTGCAAAGCAGTCACGCCAAGATTCTTGACCTGGTGGAGGCCAAGATACTGCCGCATTTCAATTTCACCCGCATGACGCGCCTGGCGATGGGCAAGAACTGGTCCAAGGCGACGCCTGACCAACAGCAGCAATTGGTGAAGGAGTTCCGTACCCTTCTGGTGCGCACCTATTCCAACGCACTGACCGATTATCGCGACCATACCATCAAGGTCGAGCCGCTCAAAACTGCGGCGGATGAAACCGATACCACAGTCAAGACGAAGGTGATGCAAGATCACGGTCAGCAGCCGGTTCCCATCGACTACAGCATGGAAAGAACCGGTGAGGGCTGGAAAGTGTACGACGTCACGGTCGCGGGGGTAAGTCTGGTAACCAATTACCGCAGCACTTTCAATAACCAGGTTCGCGATGGCGGCGTCGATAAATTACTCAAAACACTGGTGGATAAAAATCGCTCGCTGATAGCCGCGGATAAAAAGGCTGATGCGCAGTAA
- the mlaE gene encoding lipid asymmetry maintenance ABC transporter permease subunit MlaE, with protein MPKRIVIGIRGVGHRVIDSVWRLGYASRFFLLTLLKSGISFRRFGLIIRELYFTGVLSLIIIIVSGLFVGMVLGLQGYETLQRFGAESAVGTMVALSLVRELGPVVAALLFASRAGSAITAEIGLMKATDQLAAMEMMAVDPIARVVAPRFWAGVISMPFLAAMFSVVGVFGGYLVAVVLIGVDEGSFWSQMQNAVDFRYDIVNGVIKTCVFGVAVTAIAVFEGYDASPTAEGVSGATTRTVVTSSLAILGLDFVLTSVMFRGMS; from the coding sequence TTGCCTAAGCGCATCGTCATCGGCATCAGGGGTGTCGGTCACCGCGTGATAGACAGTGTTTGGCGGCTGGGCTATGCCAGCCGCTTTTTCCTGTTGACGCTGCTGAAGTCGGGTATCAGCTTTCGACGCTTCGGCCTGATTATCCGTGAGCTATATTTTACGGGTGTACTGTCACTGATCATTATTATTGTGTCAGGCCTTTTTGTCGGCATGGTGCTGGGTTTGCAGGGCTATGAGACGTTGCAGAGATTCGGCGCCGAATCGGCTGTAGGTACGATGGTTGCACTGTCGCTCGTCCGGGAGCTGGGTCCCGTGGTGGCGGCGCTATTGTTTGCCAGCCGTGCCGGCTCCGCCATTACCGCCGAAATCGGCTTGATGAAGGCTACCGATCAATTGGCGGCAATGGAAATGATGGCAGTGGACCCCATTGCGCGGGTGGTTGCTCCCCGGTTCTGGGCGGGTGTGATATCCATGCCGTTTCTGGCGGCGATGTTTTCGGTGGTTGGCGTGTTTGGCGGTTATTTGGTGGCGGTGGTACTTATCGGTGTGGACGAGGGTTCATTCTGGTCTCAGATGCAAAACGCGGTGGATTTCCGGTACGACATCGTCAACGGCGTCATCAAGACTTGTGTATTTGGTGTGGCAGTAACAGCAATCGCAGTGTTCGAGGGGTATGATGCATCGCCCACGGCTGAAGGAGTGTCCGGCGCGACCACGCGCACCGTGGTGACCTCTTCGCTGGCGATTCTGGGACTGGATTTTGTTTTGACCTCGGTCATGTTCAGGGGAATGAGCTGA
- a CDS encoding ABC transporter ATP-binding protein → MTPAIEVKQIHKRFGALQALGGIDLEIDTGEFFALLGPNGAGKTTLINIIAGLTLASSGSARVMGYDVVADYREARRMLGVVPQELVFDPFFTVRETLVIQSGYYGLKNNNSWIEEIIHHLDLTDKADANMRTLSGGMKRRVLVAQALVHKPPVIILDEPTAGVDVELRQALWRFIKRLNHDGHTIVLTTHYLEEAEALCSRVAMLKHGNIVALDSIRNLVNSVSGFLVRLRLSPDILPLSLQSLMSSHEDECYILAIREYSQLESVMAALRMAGAQVLEMQVLQPDLEEVFVKVMGHTENPQPVR, encoded by the coding sequence ATGACGCCGGCAATTGAAGTCAAGCAGATACATAAGCGCTTCGGTGCATTGCAGGCTTTGGGCGGTATCGATCTTGAAATCGATACCGGCGAGTTTTTTGCGCTGCTTGGTCCCAACGGTGCGGGCAAGACCACGCTCATCAACATTATTGCGGGTCTGACTCTTGCCAGCAGCGGCAGCGCCAGGGTAATGGGGTACGATGTCGTTGCCGATTACCGGGAAGCGCGGCGCATGTTGGGCGTGGTGCCGCAGGAACTCGTATTTGATCCGTTTTTTACCGTCAGGGAAACGCTCGTTATTCAATCAGGTTATTATGGCCTGAAGAATAACAACTCCTGGATAGAGGAGATAATCCACCATCTGGATCTTACCGACAAAGCCGATGCCAACATGCGTACGTTGTCCGGTGGCATGAAGCGACGCGTGCTTGTGGCCCAGGCGCTGGTGCACAAGCCCCCGGTGATCATTCTGGACGAACCCACCGCCGGGGTGGATGTGGAATTGCGCCAGGCGCTTTGGCGTTTCATCAAACGGTTGAACCACGACGGCCACACCATCGTGCTTACAACCCATTATCTCGAGGAAGCAGAAGCTTTATGCAGCCGCGTAGCGATGCTCAAACATGGTAATATCGTCGCGCTCGACAGCATCAGGAATCTTGTTAATAGCGTTTCCGGATTTTTGGTGCGATTGCGGTTATCGCCCGATATATTGCCTTTATCGCTACAATCGTTAATGAGCAGCCATGAGGACGAATGCTACATCCTGGCGATCAGAGAGTATTCCCAGCTGGAAAGTGTAATGGCGGCGTTGCGCATGGCAGGGGCGCAAGTCCTGGAAATGCAGGTGTTGCAGCCTGATCTGGAAGAAGTATTCGTGAAAGTCATGGGCCATACCGAAAATCCGCAGCCAGTACGATGA
- a CDS encoding ABC transporter permease, whose translation MTGFLTLLHKELLRFWKVGLQTVLAPMLSTLLYLLIFSHVLEEHVQAYPGVAYVVFLVPGLVMMAMLQNAFANSSSSLIQSKISGNLVFVLLSPLSYQEIFLAYVLASVMRGLAVGLGVYLVTLGFFEIPVSSFLWVFVFALMGSALLGALGIIAGIWAEKFDQLAAFQNFVILPLTFLSGVFYTIHSLPPFWQGLSHLNPFFYMIDGFRYGFFSVSDISPYVSLGIVLACFLAVSWLTLGMLKAGYKIRH comes from the coding sequence ATGACAGGGTTCCTTACCCTGCTCCACAAGGAGTTGCTGCGCTTCTGGAAAGTCGGGTTGCAGACCGTATTGGCGCCGATGCTTTCGACGTTGCTCTATCTGCTGATTTTTTCTCATGTGCTGGAAGAACACGTGCAGGCCTATCCCGGTGTGGCATACGTCGTCTTTCTGGTTCCGGGTTTGGTGATGATGGCCATGTTGCAGAACGCTTTTGCCAACTCGTCATCCAGCTTGATTCAATCGAAGATCTCCGGCAATCTCGTCTTTGTCCTGTTATCGCCGCTTTCCTACCAGGAAATATTTTTGGCCTATGTGCTGGCATCGGTGATGCGCGGCCTGGCGGTGGGACTGGGGGTCTACCTGGTGACACTCGGATTTTTCGAAATACCGGTAAGCTCATTTCTATGGGTATTCGTGTTTGCCCTGATGGGCAGCGCGTTACTGGGCGCGCTAGGCATTATTGCCGGTATCTGGGCAGAAAAATTTGATCAGTTGGCCGCATTTCAGAATTTTGTCATTCTGCCTCTGACGTTTTTATCCGGAGTGTTCTACACAATCCACTCGTTACCTCCCTTCTGGCAGGGGTTGTCACACTTGAATCCGTTTTTTTACATGATCGATGGCTTCCGCTACGGTTTTTTCAGTGTGTCGGATATTTCACCCTATGTCAGCCTCGGGATTGTGTTGGCGTGCTTTCTGGCGGTATCATGGCTGACATTGGGGATGCTTAAGGCGGGCTATAAGATCCGCCATTAA
- the mlaD gene encoding outer membrane lipid asymmetry maintenance protein MlaD, producing the protein MQRTTMDLWVGVFVMAGIGALLILALKVGNLGTYSTAETYTLIGNFENIGGLKVRAPVKSAGVVVGRIADIQFNTQTFDAAVTMNIDRRYQFPKDTFASILTSGLLGEQYIGLAAGGDETVLKNGDKIMKTNSAMVLEEMIGRFLFDKASENKASEADDSENGGKK; encoded by the coding sequence ATGCAGCGAACAACAATGGATTTGTGGGTCGGAGTATTTGTCATGGCTGGAATCGGCGCATTGCTGATACTGGCTCTGAAGGTGGGAAACCTGGGTACCTACAGTACGGCGGAGACCTACACACTTATTGGAAATTTCGAGAATATCGGCGGTTTGAAGGTGAGGGCGCCAGTCAAAAGCGCTGGCGTGGTCGTGGGACGTATAGCGGATATTCAGTTTAACACCCAGACATTCGATGCCGCGGTAACCATGAATATCGACCGCCGTTATCAATTTCCCAAGGATACGTTCGCCAGCATTCTCACATCGGGGCTTCTAGGCGAGCAATACATTGGTCTGGCAGCGGGTGGCGACGAGACAGTGCTGAAGAATGGCGATAAAATCATGAAAACCAACTCCGCAATGGTTCTGGAAGAAATGATCGGACGATTCCTATTTGATAAGGCATCGGAAAATAAGGCATCTGAGGCCGATGACAGCGAAAATGGCGGCAAGAAATAG
- a CDS encoding BolA family protein yields the protein MVTPESIKNHIEASMPCELVRVEGDDGRHFSAIIVSAEFREKNMVQQHQLVYRALGDRMKQEIHALSMKTLTPEQWAESN from the coding sequence ATGGTCACACCAGAAAGCATAAAAAATCATATTGAAGCCTCAATGCCATGCGAGCTGGTGCGTGTCGAAGGCGATGACGGCCGTCATTTCAGCGCCATCATCGTCAGCGCTGAATTCCGGGAAAAGAATATGGTGCAGCAACACCAGCTGGTCTACCGCGCACTGGGTGACAGGATGAAGCAGGAGATTCATGCCCTGTCCATGAAAACCCTCACCCCGGAACAGTGGGCGGAAAGCAATTAG
- a CDS encoding DUF3426 domain-containing protein: protein MALITRCPNCATAFRVTPLQLQAHGGDVRCGRCAHIFHGFATLATMKGPESVDLSRKTVSDQAGSPEIPSVSNSPRTALTDRQVSSQAPGNETAQTGTVPERPARVPAPEAPGIKEPALQEPYPASMPESESAENYSQNDYADDHAPDVAPSHKTSPAWGMGSLFLLVVLVAQAIYFYRAELSVIAPATRPYLEQYCELLGCTVPLPQNAVLNGSSKMPAAIRHFNVITLDAAVRNGAFYLPGISVV from the coding sequence ATGGCGCTTATTACCCGCTGCCCTAACTGTGCCACGGCTTTCCGTGTAACGCCACTGCAGTTGCAGGCGCACGGCGGGGATGTGCGTTGCGGACGCTGCGCGCATATATTCCATGGGTTTGCCACGCTGGCCACCATGAAGGGGCCGGAATCCGTTGATTTATCCCGGAAGACGGTTTCGGACCAAGCGGGAAGCCCGGAGATTCCTTCCGTAAGCAATTCGCCCCGAACGGCTTTAACTGATCGACAAGTCTCCTCCCAGGCGCCCGGTAATGAAACAGCGCAGACCGGAACCGTACCGGAGCGCCCCGCTCGGGTGCCAGCGCCGGAAGCGCCGGGTATAAAAGAACCGGCCTTGCAAGAACCGTACCCCGCCAGCATGCCGGAGAGCGAATCAGCGGAAAATTACTCCCAGAACGATTACGCAGATGACCATGCCCCCGATGTGGCACCGTCGCACAAGACTTCTCCCGCATGGGGTATGGGAAGTCTGTTTTTGCTTGTCGTGCTGGTCGCGCAGGCCATTTATTTTTATCGTGCCGAGCTTTCTGTCATCGCGCCCGCTACCCGACCCTATCTGGAACAATACTGCGAATTATTGGGATGTACAGTTCCGCTGCCACAGAATGCAGTGCTGAACGGTTCATCCAAAATGCCGGCCGCGATACGACATTTCAATGTCATTACACTTGATGCCGCTGTACGTAACGGCGCTTTTTATCTCCCAGGCATCTCCGTCGTTTGA
- the rpoH gene encoding RNA polymerase sigma factor RpoH → MTFALAIPSAGGSIESYIQSVNRFRILSQEEEIRLARSLRDEDNIDAARQLVLSHLRVVVAIARGYKGYGLPQADLIQEGNIGLMKAVKRYDPERGVRLVSFAVHWIKAEIHEFILRNWRLVKIATTKAQRKLFFNLRSMKPVLDTMNPAEVNTMAKQLGVKAEEVVEMETRFNGRDISLEPLSEDDDDTFSPVAYLTDGSEPPQLLEAEQTRRLRGEGLERALASLDARSRHIIEARWLRENDSATLHDLAGELGVSAERIRQIEAKAMEKMRGAMVAVA, encoded by the coding sequence ATGACTTTCGCTTTAGCCATACCTTCCGCTGGCGGCAGCATTGAAAGTTACATTCAATCTGTTAATCGCTTTCGCATTCTTTCTCAGGAAGAAGAAATCCGTCTGGCACGATCCCTGAGAGATGAGGACAATATAGACGCGGCCCGTCAATTGGTTTTATCGCACTTGCGCGTGGTGGTTGCCATTGCTCGCGGTTACAAAGGCTACGGTCTGCCCCAGGCGGATCTGATCCAGGAGGGCAACATCGGTCTCATGAAAGCGGTCAAACGCTATGACCCTGAGCGTGGCGTACGGCTGGTATCGTTCGCGGTGCACTGGATCAAGGCGGAAATTCACGAATTCATACTGCGCAACTGGCGACTGGTAAAAATCGCCACAACGAAGGCACAGCGGAAATTGTTCTTTAACCTGCGCAGCATGAAGCCGGTTCTGGATACCATGAATCCTGCGGAAGTTAACACCATGGCCAAACAGTTAGGCGTCAAGGCCGAGGAAGTGGTAGAAATGGAAACCCGTTTCAACGGGCGCGATATCTCGCTGGAACCACTATCTGAAGACGATGACGATACATTCAGTCCCGTCGCTTATCTTACCGATGGCTCGGAACCGCCACAATTGCTGGAGGCCGAACAAACCAGGCGTTTGCGTGGGGAAGGGCTGGAGCGGGCGCTGGCAAGCCTGGATGCACGTAGCCGGCACATCATCGAGGCGCGCTGGCTGCGTGAAAACGATAGCGCAACGCTGCATGATCTTGCCGGTGAATTGGGCGTATCTGCCGAGCGGATACGCCAGATCGAAGCCAAGGCAATGGAGAAAATGCGGGGGGCGATGGTAGCGGTTGCATAA
- the ftsY gene encoding signal recognition particle-docking protein FtsY produces the protein MPSFFKSKNSAVPADVQPASWATRVRQGLSRTRDNLGKQLSGLLGGGKIDEALYEELETILLTADTGVNATTWLLDELRRQVKRDGLTDAAQLKGALQQALINLLAPLAQPLDTDTNKPFIIMLTGVNGAGKTTSIGKLAHHFQSQGKTVLLAAGDTFRAAAREQLMAWGERNNVAVIAQETGGQQKGDPAAVIFDAVSAAKARGIDIVLADTAGRLSTQLHLMEEIKKVKRVIAKAEPDAPHEVLLVLDANTGQNAVNQVQAFDDALGLTGLIITKLDGTAKGGVIAAIARQRRQKQPLPIRFIGVGEGMDDLRPFDAREFVEALFD, from the coding sequence ATGCCAAGTTTCTTCAAATCCAAAAATAGCGCCGTGCCCGCGGACGTGCAGCCCGCGAGCTGGGCGACCAGGGTTCGGCAGGGCCTTTCCCGCACCCGGGATAATCTGGGCAAACAGCTATCCGGGTTATTAGGCGGGGGCAAAATCGATGAAGCCCTCTATGAAGAACTGGAAACCATATTGCTGACAGCCGATACCGGCGTAAACGCCACCACCTGGCTGCTTGACGAACTGCGGAGACAGGTCAAACGCGATGGCCTGACTGATGCGGCACAACTCAAGGGTGCGTTGCAGCAAGCACTCATCAACCTGCTCGCGCCACTGGCGCAGCCGCTTGATACGGACACAAACAAACCCTTTATCATTATGCTGACAGGCGTGAATGGGGCAGGTAAAACCACCTCGATCGGCAAGCTCGCTCATCATTTTCAGTCACAAGGGAAAACCGTGCTGCTTGCTGCGGGCGACACCTTTCGCGCCGCCGCGCGTGAACAACTCATGGCCTGGGGTGAGCGTAACAACGTCGCCGTGATCGCACAGGAGACCGGCGGTCAACAAAAAGGAGATCCCGCGGCAGTGATATTCGATGCAGTAAGCGCCGCCAAGGCACGCGGTATAGACATTGTACTGGCGGACACTGCCGGACGGCTCTCCACCCAACTGCACCTGATGGAAGAAATCAAGAAGGTGAAGCGTGTAATCGCCAAAGCCGAACCGGATGCGCCTCACGAGGTACTGTTGGTGCTCGACGCCAATACGGGGCAGAACGCGGTCAACCAGGTGCAAGCCTTCGATGACGCGCTGGGTCTTACCGGCCTCATCATTACCAAGCTTGACGGTACCGCCAAGGGGGGGGTGATTGCCGCCATCGCCAGACAACGCCGGCAAAAACAGCCACTGCCAATACGCTTTATAGGCGTAGGCGAAGGCATGGATGATTTGAGACCGTTCGACGCGCGTGAATTTGTCGAGGCGCTGTTTGACTGA
- a CDS encoding ABC transporter ATP-binding protein, with translation MSSETLIEIKGLNFSYGERSILKGIDMTMLRGKVIAIMGGSGSGKTTLLRLIGGAVRPSSGYVKVAGKVVHELKRDELFQMRRKMSMLFQFGALFTDLSVFDNVAFQMREHTDLSESMIRDLVLMKLQAVGLRGAHDLMPAQLSGGMARRVALARSIALDPLLIMYDEPFTGLDPISLTVIGNLVRRLTDALGMTSIVVTHDVQESLKIVDYVYFIAGGVIVAHGTPAEVRGSVMPFVHQFVHGEEDGPVSFHYPAETYASDLKLEGGFA, from the coding sequence ATGAGCTCCGAGACGTTGATTGAAATCAAAGGCTTGAACTTCTCCTATGGAGAACGTTCCATCCTGAAGGGGATCGACATGACCATGTTGCGTGGCAAAGTCATCGCCATCATGGGCGGCAGCGGGAGCGGCAAGACTACGCTGTTGCGTCTGATCGGTGGTGCAGTGCGTCCATCCTCGGGCTACGTCAAGGTTGCGGGCAAGGTGGTGCATGAGCTAAAAAGGGATGAACTTTTCCAGATGCGCCGGAAAATGAGCATGTTATTCCAATTCGGCGCGCTGTTTACCGATCTGTCGGTATTCGACAATGTGGCTTTCCAGATGCGTGAACATACCGATTTGTCCGAATCCATGATTCGTGATCTGGTGCTGATGAAACTACAGGCTGTCGGTTTGCGTGGCGCGCATGATTTGATGCCTGCGCAACTTTCGGGAGGAATGGCGCGGCGGGTGGCATTGGCTCGCTCGATTGCACTTGACCCATTGCTTATCATGTATGACGAACCGTTTACCGGGCTCGATCCAATTTCACTGACCGTAATCGGCAATTTGGTCCGTCGCCTGACCGACGCACTCGGCATGACCTCCATTGTAGTCACGCACGATGTACAGGAGTCGTTAAAAATCGTGGATTATGTCTATTTCATAGCAGGAGGAGTCATCGTAGCACACGGTACACCCGCCGAAGTGCGCGGATCGGTAATGCCCTTTGTCCACCAGTTCGTGCATGGCGAAGAAGATGGGCCCGTTTCATTCCACTACCCGGCAGAGACTTACGCAAGCGATCTGAAACTGGAGGGTGGGTTTGCCTAA
- the ftsX gene encoding permease-like cell division protein FtsX: protein MSVWFAHHWYAFVLALKRLIGAPIGNLLSIIVIGIAFSLPAGIYMLLGNLQAFSTQVSGAPQLSLFLELNTDGDEVAQIEARLKEHPQVASFEFIPRESALEQLKQNNGLADLVDGLERNPLPDAFVINAGSLAPAALEELRAELQKWPRIEHVQLDSAWAKRLDALINLGRLAVLMLAALLSFALVAVTFNTIRLQILTKRDEIEVSKLIGATNGFIRRPFLYFGAIQGMAGGAAAWLIISLGIHLIDDELRNLTQLYVVDFPLYHLSPEDSLTLLLLSTCLGWAGAWLSVANHLWQIEPS from the coding sequence ATGAGCGTATGGTTTGCTCATCACTGGTATGCTTTCGTACTGGCGCTTAAACGGCTGATTGGCGCGCCCATCGGGAACCTGCTCAGCATTATCGTGATCGGGATTGCCTTCAGCCTGCCAGCAGGAATTTACATGCTGCTGGGAAATCTTCAGGCGTTCTCCACGCAGGTTTCAGGTGCACCGCAACTGAGCCTGTTTCTTGAGCTGAATACGGACGGCGACGAGGTGGCACAGATTGAAGCCCGCCTTAAGGAGCATCCGCAGGTGGCGAGCTTCGAGTTTATTCCCAGAGAGAGTGCTCTGGAGCAGCTCAAGCAAAATAATGGATTGGCGGATCTCGTGGATGGTCTTGAACGAAACCCCCTACCCGACGCTTTCGTGATTAATGCCGGGAGTCTCGCGCCCGCGGCGCTGGAAGAACTTCGTGCAGAGCTGCAGAAATGGCCCCGGATCGAACACGTGCAACTGGATTCGGCATGGGCAAAGCGGCTGGACGCACTGATCAATCTGGGCCGGCTGGCGGTGCTGATGCTCGCTGCCTTGCTGAGTTTCGCCTTGGTGGCCGTGACTTTCAATACCATACGCCTACAGATTCTCACTAAGCGGGATGAAATAGAGGTATCGAAATTGATCGGAGCTACCAACGGTTTCATCCGCCGTCCTTTTCTGTACTTCGGGGCTATCCAGGGAATGGCTGGGGGGGCGGCGGCGTGGCTCATCATCTCTCTGGGAATCCACCTGATAGACGATGAGCTAAGGAATTTGACGCAGCTCTATGTGGTGGATTTTCCTCTCTATCATCTTTCACCGGAGGACAGCCTGACGCTGCTGCTACTTTCGACATGCCTGGGCTGGGCGGGGGCGTGGCTGTCGGTGGCAAACCATCTGTGGCAGATAGAACCAAGTTAA
- the ftsE gene encoding cell division ATP-binding protein FtsE — translation MISFNQVCKRYPNGFNALRNIGFTLEAGEMALITGHSGAGKSTLLRLIAAIERPTSGSIVVNGQNISALKSGAIPFLRRNLGLVFQDQKILFDRTVFDNVLLPLQISGFDSRAATGRVRAALDKVGLLDREKTRPITLSGGEQQRLCIARAIVNRPSILIADEPTSNLDADYARDIMAMFKSFHQVGVTVLIATHDVNLLGDMPLRIFTLNHGELTV, via the coding sequence ATGATCAGCTTCAATCAGGTCTGTAAGCGCTATCCCAATGGTTTCAATGCGCTCAGAAATATCGGGTTTACGCTCGAGGCAGGCGAGATGGCGTTGATTACCGGCCATTCGGGTGCGGGCAAAAGTACGCTGCTGAGACTCATTGCCGCCATCGAGCGCCCTACTTCAGGCAGTATTGTTGTCAACGGCCAGAATATCAGCGCGCTCAAGAGCGGCGCGATCCCGTTTTTGAGACGTAATCTCGGGCTGGTTTTTCAGGATCAAAAAATCCTGTTTGACCGCACCGTATTCGATAATGTGCTGCTGCCACTGCAGATCAGTGGTTTTGATTCCAGGGCGGCAACCGGGCGGGTGCGCGCGGCGCTCGATAAGGTAGGATTGCTGGACAGGGAAAAAACGCGGCCCATCACGCTCTCCGGAGGTGAGCAGCAACGCCTTTGCATCGCTCGCGCAATCGTAAACCGGCCTTCCATACTGATCGCCGATGAACCGACCAGCAACCTTGACGCTGATTATGCAAGAGACATCATGGCGATGTTTAAGTCATTTCATCAAGTGGGCGTGACTGTCCTGATTGCCACCCACGATGTGAATTTGCTGGGCGACATGCCGCTGCGTATTTTCACGCTCAATCATGGTGAATTGACGGTATGA
- a CDS encoding DUF4410 domain-containing protein, protein MDPVNLKGFQKIELIVTDSVNTAYSKNGLPMFAGRLRGRLQSIGYALVDAAPQMILEVNVHEFDPGNRALRTLIGFGAGRAVLKYTARFKTPMGKLLAELEGGKAYHGLELVDNPTFKSDEATRMGLIAYSVSQIGEFIEKNGSQE, encoded by the coding sequence ATGGATCCTGTGAATTTGAAGGGATTCCAGAAAATAGAGTTGATCGTAACCGATTCCGTCAACACCGCCTATTCCAAAAACGGCCTGCCCATGTTTGCAGGCCGGCTCAGAGGCAGGCTGCAATCCATAGGGTATGCGCTGGTCGACGCGGCCCCCCAAATGATTCTTGAGGTGAACGTACATGAATTTGATCCGGGAAACCGGGCTCTGCGTACACTGATTGGTTTCGGGGCGGGGCGGGCGGTCTTGAAGTACACCGCCCGTTTCAAGACCCCCATGGGTAAGCTGTTGGCGGAACTTGAGGGCGGCAAAGCCTACCATGGTCTGGAGTTGGTGGATAATCCCACGTTCAAGTCCGACGAGGCAACGCGCATGGGATTGATCGCATATTCAGTCAGTCAGATTGGGGAGTTTATCGAGAAGAACGGGAGCCAGGAGTGA
- a CDS encoding STAS domain-containing protein, which produces MAEVVLSGDGKLSVEGSINFNNVATVVEQGIALFNHDNLVIDLARVTEVDSSAVSMLLEWQREAGRRNHRMGFANMPQNLRGLAQLYGVSELILQA; this is translated from the coding sequence ATGGCTGAAGTAGTTCTGTCCGGCGACGGCAAACTGAGCGTCGAGGGATCCATCAACTTCAATAATGTGGCTACGGTGGTCGAGCAGGGCATTGCATTGTTCAATCATGATAATCTGGTAATCGATCTGGCGCGAGTGACTGAAGTGGACTCTTCAGCCGTCAGCATGTTGCTGGAATGGCAGCGCGAGGCTGGTCGCCGTAATCACCGGATGGGTTTCGCCAACATGCCGCAAAACCTGCGAGGCCTGGCTCAACTGTATGGTGTTTCCGAATTGATACTTCAGGCGTAA